One region of Oceanipulchritudo coccoides genomic DNA includes:
- a CDS encoding cytochrome c biogenesis protein ResB yields the protein MIKSAYAFLSSIKLTLFLLTSSVLLIFFGTLDQVHYGIYFTQQKYFEHVFVIWQYPAQWVGSEYLTWFHLPIPGGYLLGPLLIVNLFCAHFRYFRPSWKKAGIPLIHGGIILLLLGQLWTQLQQKEYFLWLGEGERGNYVESFHADEFVLIEKGPDGTNKIFSWDSRELNNPGDTLKTDGLPFSVEVLWFAKNAAIFPRPPVAGSSFPPMPFNRGLGADRNLVAVAKPPSYAEGERNVTSAIVRLMDGEQEVGTWVVANIFRQTIPMQEVFPLQTFEHEGKTWEIAMRFKRKYLNASIELLDFKHDRYPGTDIPYNFSSDVRIHEPGTTQGRDTLIYMNHPLRYDGLTFYQASFAGGDTMSMFQVVRNPARWVPYAACVLTTLGLTLQFLISLFVHARRGRKNS from the coding sequence GTGATCAAGTCCGCATACGCCTTCCTCAGCTCCATCAAGTTGACGCTCTTCCTGCTGACCTCGAGCGTCCTGTTGATCTTTTTCGGCACGCTGGATCAGGTCCATTACGGGATTTACTTCACCCAGCAGAAGTATTTCGAGCATGTATTTGTCATCTGGCAATATCCCGCACAGTGGGTGGGATCCGAATACCTGACATGGTTTCATTTGCCGATTCCCGGTGGCTACCTGCTCGGTCCGCTCTTGATCGTCAACTTGTTCTGCGCGCATTTCCGCTACTTTCGTCCGTCGTGGAAGAAGGCGGGCATCCCGCTCATTCACGGCGGTATCATCCTGCTGCTGCTCGGACAGCTCTGGACGCAGCTTCAACAAAAGGAATACTTTCTCTGGCTGGGTGAAGGGGAACGGGGTAATTACGTCGAGTCCTTCCATGCGGATGAGTTTGTCCTCATTGAAAAAGGCCCCGATGGAACGAATAAGATTTTCAGCTGGGACTCGCGGGAACTGAACAATCCCGGCGATACATTAAAAACTGACGGACTCCCTTTCTCAGTGGAAGTTCTCTGGTTTGCGAAAAACGCCGCCATCTTTCCACGCCCTCCAGTGGCGGGAAGCAGTTTTCCACCCATGCCATTCAATCGAGGCCTTGGGGCCGACCGGAATCTGGTCGCAGTCGCCAAGCCTCCCTCCTATGCCGAGGGCGAAAGGAATGTCACTTCCGCCATTGTCCGTCTCATGGACGGTGAACAGGAAGTGGGTACGTGGGTCGTGGCCAACATTTTCCGCCAGACCATCCCGATGCAGGAAGTTTTCCCGTTGCAGACGTTTGAGCACGAGGGAAAGACCTGGGAAATTGCCATGCGCTTCAAGCGCAAATACCTCAATGCCAGTATCGAGCTTCTCGATTTCAAGCACGACCGGTATCCGGGCACGGACATTCCCTACAATTTCTCCAGCGATGTGCGGATTCATGAGCCCGGTACCACCCAGGGCCGCGACACGCTTATCTACATGAATCACCCGTTGCGCTACGACGGACTCACCTTCTACCAGGCTTCGTTTGCCGGCGGCGACACCATGTCCATGTTTCAGGTGGTTCGCAATCCGGCCCGCTGGGTTCCGTACGCGGCCTGTGTCCTGACCACCCTTGGCCTGACTTTGCAGTTCCTGATCAGCTTGTTTGTCCATGCCAGACGCGGGAGGAAAAACTCATGA
- a CDS encoding cytochrome c biogenesis protein — translation MSLLSTLKTVRGWVILGIFILAGLFFLKDVRSPSYPDNWELGRLAALPVQEGGRIKPVDTIARTSLMMIAGKQTYRDANGSKHDAIEWFAELILNPQSAANRQVFRIDHPDLVGLLGFHNEERKYFSLAEISPHFDSLREQFANVPEESHQQTTFDKALIKLQNSIGLYDRVAYIFVPPPFFGNAQGTYQMIDRVFQDRASAEPGSEQFETVNNALRLFAGQFSQLAQGAHVQAIPPAVDNLAGEWESLGGSLLTTIQSGAIDPVVEGWAELSVAFQNSDPFRFSAALDKLESLYDSRTDERAAKTDFETFFNNFAPFYYSMELYVLIFIVAAFSWMGWSKPLAKTAFWLLMAAFLVHTFGMVARIYIQARPPVTNLYSSAIFVSWAAIPLCLYLERRALNGIAAAAAALLGFSTLIIAHHLSFSGDTMEMMRAVLDSNFWLATHVPTVTLGYSATFLAGLIAFLYIVRSTLFGGVDKETEKLANGMVYGSVCFALLFSFVGTVLGGIWADQSWGRFWGWDPKENGALMIVLWNAVVLHARWGKAASTMGIMQLAIVGNIITAWSWFGTNMLGVGLHSYGFMDAAFLWLMIFILSQVLVILLGYKKT, via the coding sequence ATGAGCCTGCTTTCCACCCTCAAGACAGTCCGTGGCTGGGTCATTCTTGGGATTTTCATCCTTGCCGGCCTCTTCTTCCTGAAAGACGTTCGCTCACCATCCTATCCGGACAACTGGGAACTCGGCAGATTGGCCGCCCTGCCCGTACAGGAAGGCGGACGTATCAAGCCAGTCGATACAATTGCCCGGACCAGCCTCATGATGATCGCGGGCAAGCAGACCTATCGCGACGCCAACGGGAGCAAGCACGACGCCATCGAATGGTTTGCCGAGCTGATCCTCAATCCGCAATCGGCCGCCAACCGGCAGGTCTTCCGAATCGACCATCCGGATCTGGTCGGCCTGCTCGGATTCCACAACGAGGAACGAAAATATTTCTCGCTGGCTGAGATTTCCCCGCACTTCGATTCGCTCCGGGAACAGTTTGCCAATGTGCCTGAGGAGTCGCACCAGCAGACCACTTTCGACAAGGCGCTCATCAAGTTGCAGAACAGTATCGGGCTCTACGACCGGGTGGCCTACATCTTTGTTCCTCCGCCGTTCTTTGGTAATGCCCAAGGCACCTACCAGATGATTGACCGCGTGTTCCAGGACAGGGCCAGTGCCGAACCGGGTAGCGAGCAATTCGAAACCGTCAACAACGCCCTGCGCCTCTTTGCCGGACAATTCAGCCAGCTGGCACAAGGCGCACATGTGCAGGCTATTCCGCCAGCGGTGGACAATCTTGCCGGCGAATGGGAGTCCCTCGGGGGAAGTCTCCTCACCACCATCCAATCCGGTGCCATCGATCCGGTTGTTGAAGGATGGGCCGAATTGTCAGTCGCCTTCCAGAATAGCGACCCGTTCCGCTTCAGCGCAGCCCTCGACAAGCTCGAGTCACTCTACGACAGCCGCACGGATGAGCGCGCTGCCAAAACGGACTTTGAGACATTCTTCAATAACTTTGCTCCTTTCTACTACTCAATGGAGCTGTATGTGCTGATCTTCATCGTAGCGGCCTTTTCCTGGATGGGCTGGTCAAAGCCACTCGCGAAAACGGCCTTCTGGCTGCTCATGGCGGCATTTCTGGTCCACACGTTTGGCATGGTTGCCCGGATTTATATTCAGGCACGGCCACCGGTCACCAACCTCTATTCCTCGGCCATATTTGTCAGTTGGGCCGCCATTCCCCTTTGCCTGTATCTGGAACGGCGTGCGCTGAACGGCATCGCGGCGGCCGCTGCAGCCCTGCTCGGGTTTTCCACGCTGATCATCGCGCACCACTTGAGCTTTTCGGGCGACACGATGGAGATGATGCGGGCGGTCCTCGATTCCAATTTCTGGCTCGCGACACACGTCCCGACGGTCACCCTCGGTTACAGCGCCACCTTCCTCGCCGGCCTGATAGCCTTCCTTTACATCGTCCGCTCGACCCTCTTTGGCGGAGTCGACAAGGAAACAGAAAAGCTGGCCAATGGGATGGTTTACGGTTCGGTCTGTTTCGCCCTGCTCTTCAGCTTTGTCGGCACAGTTCTCGGCGGCATCTGGGCCGACCAGTCATGGGGCCGCTTCTGGGGTTGGGATCCCAAGGAGAACGGCGCCTTGATGATTGTCCTCTGGAATGCCGTTGTCCTGCATGCACGATGGGGCAAGGCCGCCAGCACGATGGGTATCATGCAATTGGCCATTGTCGGTAACATCATCACCGCCTGGTCGTGGTTCGGCACCAATATGCTCGGTGTGGGCCTCCACTCCTACGGCTTTATGGACGCGGCCTTCCTCTGGCTGATGATCTTCATCCTCTCGCAGGTGCTTGTCATCCTTCTTGGATACAAAAAAACCTGA
- the ychF gene encoding redox-regulated ATPase YchF, giving the protein MQAGIVGLPNVGKSTLFNAVTRTRKAEAANYPFCTIEPNVGIVQVPDSRLEPLAKIAKTGKIIPAAIEFVDIAGLVAGASKGEGLGNKFLANIRQVDAIIEVVRCFEDEDIIHNMGSVDPVRDIEIITTELVLADLQSVDNQIERQSRKAKGQDKEGKEAAANVVLLEKVREHLNEGKPANVMDLPDEDRARIKQFFLLTTKPVIFACNVLEDDVADPSANPFVKAVEDYVKAHHDAASCVICSKLEEELSEMDQAEADDFLKELGVEDSGAGQLIRATYDLLGLASYFTAGEKEARAWTFHKGMKAPECAGVIHTDFQDGFIKAEVVAYADLLSAGSKAAARDAGKLRIEGKEYVFKDGDVVEFRFNKTS; this is encoded by the coding sequence ATGCAGGCAGGAATAGTGGGACTTCCCAACGTTGGCAAAAGCACTCTTTTTAACGCGGTTACACGCACACGAAAGGCGGAGGCGGCCAATTATCCATTCTGCACGATTGAGCCGAATGTCGGCATTGTGCAAGTTCCGGACAGCCGCCTTGAACCGCTGGCGAAAATTGCCAAAACGGGAAAGATCATCCCGGCGGCGATTGAGTTTGTCGATATTGCGGGGCTGGTCGCCGGGGCCTCCAAGGGTGAAGGCCTTGGAAACAAGTTTCTCGCGAATATTCGCCAGGTCGACGCCATCATTGAGGTGGTCCGTTGCTTCGAGGATGAGGATATCATTCACAACATGGGCAGCGTGGACCCGGTCCGGGACATCGAGATTATTACGACTGAGTTGGTGCTGGCAGACCTGCAATCCGTTGATAACCAGATTGAGCGCCAATCCCGCAAGGCCAAGGGACAGGACAAGGAGGGAAAGGAGGCCGCCGCCAACGTGGTTCTCCTGGAAAAGGTCAGGGAGCATCTCAATGAAGGCAAGCCGGCCAATGTCATGGATTTGCCCGATGAGGATCGGGCACGCATCAAGCAGTTCTTCCTGCTCACCACCAAGCCGGTCATCTTTGCCTGCAATGTCCTTGAGGACGACGTCGCCGATCCGTCTGCCAATCCCTTTGTGAAAGCCGTCGAGGACTACGTGAAGGCGCATCACGATGCTGCCTCCTGCGTCATTTGTTCAAAGCTTGAAGAAGAGCTCAGCGAAATGGATCAGGCGGAAGCGGATGACTTCCTCAAGGAGCTGGGCGTGGAGGATTCCGGGGCCGGCCAGCTGATCCGCGCCACCTACGACCTTCTCGGGCTGGCGAGCTACTTTACCGCCGGGGAAAAGGAAGCCCGCGCATGGACTTTCCACAAGGGCATGAAAGCGCCCGAATGTGCAGGCGTCATCCATACGGATTTTCAGGACGGGTTTATCAAGGCGGAGGTGGTCGCTTATGCCGACCTGCTCTCCGCGGGGAGCAAGGCGGCGGCACGCGATGCCGGCAAGCTCCGGATCGAGGGGAAAGAATATGTCTTCAAGGATGGGGATGTCGTTGAGTTCCGCTTTAACAAGACAAGTTAA
- a CDS encoding type II toxin-antitoxin system Phd/YefM family antitoxin — MKKSLTVGEFKARFSDVLSMVEEGATIEVTYGRKRKTVAVLSPPRTARPRKLGKLKGRVKASFSRDWKISEEEFLGS; from the coding sequence ATGAAGAAGTCACTCACCGTGGGGGAATTCAAGGCCCGGTTTTCGGATGTGTTGTCAATGGTTGAGGAGGGCGCGACCATCGAAGTCACATACGGCAGGAAGCGAAAGACGGTTGCCGTCCTCTCCCCTCCCCGGACAGCCAGGCCCCGCAAACTTGGCAAGCTCAAGGGTCGTGTGAAAGCGAGCTTTTCAAGGGACTGGAAGATCAGCGAGGAGGAGTTTCTCGGATCATGA